AGGATTCTGGTGTTCGTTACCGTTTAGAAGGTTATCTCTTCCCAGCAACTTATAACTATGGGAAAGATACCACAGTGAAAGAAATGATCGATCAGATGCTTGCGGCAATGGATCAAAACTTAAGCCCATACTATGAAACACTTGAGAGCAAGAACATCAATGTAAACGAAGTATTGACTCTTGCTTCCTTGGTTGAAAAAGAAGGGGCGACGGATCAGGACCGCAAAGATATCGCGAGTGTCTTCTATAACCGTTTGAACCAAGACATGCCTTTGCAAAGTAATATTGCAATTCTTTATGCCGAAGGGAAACTTGGTCAAAAGACGACCTTAAAAGAAGATGCAACGATCGATACAGAGCTGGATTCACCTTATAATATTTATAAGAATACCGGCTTGATGCCTGGCCCAGTGGATAACCCTGGAGTATCAGCGATCGAAGCGGCGGTGAACCCAAGTAAGACCGATTACTTGTATTTTGTCGCAAATGTCGAAAATGGTGAAGTTTTCTTCGCTAAGACATACGAAGAACACAATAAAAATGTAGAAGAACACGTCAATAGTAAATTGACACAAGCAAGTTCAAACTAGAAAAAGCATGTGGCGCGTCCACAGCTTTTTCATTCAAATAATAGAAAGAGAAGAATAATGGCAGAAAAAACATACCCAATGACCCTAGCAGAAAAAGAAAAATTGGAACAAGAATTAGAAGAATTGAAATTGGTCCGTCGACCTGAAGTGGTGGAACGGATTAAGATCGCTCGTTCATATGGTGACCTCTCAGAAAACTCTGAGTATGAAGCGGCAAAAGATGAACAAGCTTTTGTTGAAGGTCAAATCTCTAGCTTGGAAACAAAAATCCGTTATGCAGAAATCGTCGATAGTGACGCTGTTGCAGTAGACGAAGTAGCGATCGGAAAAACCGTTACAGTTCAAGAAGTTGGCGAAACAGATGAAGAAGTATACAGCATCGTTGGTTCAGCAGGGGCAGATGCCTTTGCAGGAAAGATCTCTAACGAAAGCCCAATCGGTCACGCTTTGATTGGTAAGAAGACAGGTGACGTTGTCACGGTTGAGACACCAGCTGGAAGCTACCAAGTGAAAATTTTGAACGTAGAAAAAACAGCGTAACTATAAAACGCAAGCCCTCCAAGAGGGCTTGTTTTTTTGTGCTCTTAATCTTTTTGTGAGAGTGAAAATTTTTCGTTGACTGACTGAATGGTATCAAAAAAGCACTTGAACCTTGGGTTCAAGTGCTACTGTATACCGCTAGAATTAGTAGTTTGTACTACTTTCTATTGCGTTGTTTTCCTGCATTGCGGTTGTTTTTTGGTTTGTGTTGGATTTGTGT
The Streptococcus parasanguinis genome window above contains:
- the greA gene encoding transcription elongation factor GreA codes for the protein MAEKTYPMTLAEKEKLEQELEELKLVRRPEVVERIKIARSYGDLSENSEYEAAKDEQAFVEGQISSLETKIRYAEIVDSDAVAVDEVAIGKTVTVQEVGETDEEVYSIVGSAGADAFAGKISNESPIGHALIGKKTGDVVTVETPAGSYQVKILNVEKTA